A genomic stretch from Oleomonas cavernae includes:
- a CDS encoding alpha/beta fold hydrolase, producing MANGLIWLSVAVASMALAVWGVLFLITFLISRHVKKTMPPPGKFIEIDGHAIHYTDEGQGPTLLLIHGLGGQTGNFAYLTDYLKAGYRVVALDRPGNGYSTKPAGAPSGIVEQARIIARFIAALDLDQPVIVGHSLGGAVALAIALNHSKLIAGAALLAPLTQHETEPPEAFKGLIIRSPWLRRLVAWTLAIPSSILNGKRIGSMVFAPDAIPADFVGKTRGLLSLRPSAFYATSSDLVAAPDDLPGLVARYGTLSVPVGILYGSNDRILDALVHGKATAAIIPGAVFEMVAGAGHMIPVTAPERSAGFIKHLAEVALSTDRVTRNAPKMENQKHVA from the coding sequence GTGGCAAATGGTCTGATCTGGCTTTCTGTCGCGGTGGCCTCCATGGCCCTTGCCGTGTGGGGAGTTTTGTTCCTCATAACCTTCCTGATCTCAAGGCATGTGAAAAAAACCATGCCCCCGCCGGGGAAGTTCATCGAGATCGATGGCCATGCCATACATTACACTGACGAGGGTCAGGGGCCGACGCTCCTGCTCATTCACGGGCTCGGCGGGCAGACCGGCAATTTCGCCTATCTGACGGACTACCTGAAGGCCGGATACCGCGTTGTCGCCCTCGACCGTCCTGGAAACGGCTACTCGACGAAGCCGGCGGGCGCCCCTTCCGGCATCGTCGAGCAAGCTCGAATCATCGCCAGATTTATTGCGGCACTGGACCTGGACCAGCCGGTGATCGTAGGCCATTCGCTGGGCGGTGCCGTTGCGCTGGCCATCGCGTTGAACCATTCGAAGCTCATCGCCGGCGCGGCTCTCCTCGCCCCGCTGACCCAGCACGAGACGGAGCCGCCGGAGGCATTCAAAGGGCTCATCATCCGCTCCCCCTGGCTGCGCAGGCTGGTTGCCTGGACCCTGGCCATCCCCAGTTCCATCCTGAACGGCAAGCGCATTGGCAGCATGGTATTCGCCCCCGATGCGATCCCCGCAGATTTCGTCGGCAAGACTCGCGGATTGCTCTCGCTGCGGCCGTCCGCCTTCTATGCCACCTCGAGCGACCTGGTGGCCGCGCCGGACGACTTGCCCGGCCTGGTAGCACGCTACGGTACCCTGTCGGTGCCTGTCGGTATCCTGTACGGCTCGAATGACCGGATCCTCGACGCTCTCGTCCATGGCAAGGCTACTGCGGCCATCATCCCTGGTGCGGTCTTCGAGATGGTGGCGGGCGCCGGCCACATGATCCCGGTGACGGCACCTGAGCGCTCGGCCGGCTTCATCAAGCACCTGGCCGAGGTGGCCCTCTCGACAGATCGCGTCACCCGCAACGCGCCCAAAATGGAGAACCAAAAACATGTCGCGTGA
- a CDS encoding TetR/AcrR family transcriptional regulator — protein sequence MVDRRRKATSVRAEALEIGRRLLLAGGPSAVTLKSVGAEMGMTHANLIHHFGSAVAFQAQIQYAIVKELVSSVTGMLERFAAGTAGIGEIVDEVFDAYTNGGLGALITWWAITKPEERDPELEQAMVNLVAVLEQAVGGTAAGKRARAMVWLVCMVALGNSLVGPTLNENIGADPKDMRDTTVWLLEQLQKRGPVR from the coding sequence GTGGTCGACCGCCGCAGAAAAGCTACGTCGGTGCGTGCCGAGGCGCTTGAAATCGGGCGGCGCCTTCTGCTGGCCGGTGGCCCGAGCGCCGTGACCTTGAAATCCGTCGGCGCCGAGATGGGCATGACCCATGCCAATCTCATTCACCATTTCGGTTCTGCTGTCGCCTTCCAGGCCCAGATCCAATACGCGATCGTAAAGGAGCTCGTCAGCTCCGTGACCGGAATGCTCGAGCGCTTCGCCGCCGGCACCGCGGGAATCGGCGAAATCGTGGACGAGGTTTTCGACGCCTATACCAACGGCGGGTTGGGCGCGTTGATCACCTGGTGGGCGATCACGAAACCCGAGGAACGCGATCCGGAACTCGAGCAGGCCATGGTCAACCTGGTCGCGGTGCTGGAGCAGGCGGTCGGCGGGACGGCGGCGGGCAAGCGTGCGCGAGCCATGGTGTGGTTGGTCTGTATGGTTGCCCTGGGCAACAGCCTGGTCGGGCCGACCCTTAACGAGAATATTGGGGCCGACCCCAAGGACATGCGGGACACCACGGTCTGGCTTCTGGAGCAATTGCAGAAGCGGGGGCCGGTGCGCTGA
- a CDS encoding ketopantoate reductase family protein has protein sequence MKILIIGAGAVGQVYALYLSKAGHDISFFVKEKYTNELGAGLTLHRLTRRGHVTERLEGFGIVTSPAEVAARTWDQVWIAISGDALRGELAGQVLAAAGGATVIILQPDINNDQHVRKIVPPEQIVMGAISFLSFQSPLPGNDDPEGMAYFLDPLRSTLMAGPDARAEPAVAALRQGGLRAKRVRDIGRATAVGLALLQTMVAVLESNGWDYAGLAGSPAMKRGRVAVREAMDAVAAETGLPVPLPLKLAATSMVWRLLIPLSRRTLPFDVEAALRYHFSKVGAQTRMLIDSYVDLGNKHGLPTAGLAALRRTLPEYS, from the coding sequence ATGAAGATCTTGATCATCGGGGCCGGTGCCGTCGGTCAGGTCTACGCGCTCTATTTGTCGAAGGCCGGGCATGACATCAGCTTCTTCGTAAAGGAAAAATACACCAACGAATTGGGCGCCGGCCTTACCCTGCATCGGCTGACCCGCCGTGGCCACGTCACCGAGCGGCTGGAAGGATTTGGCATTGTCACCTCGCCGGCAGAGGTCGCCGCCCGCACCTGGGACCAGGTCTGGATTGCCATCTCAGGGGATGCGCTGCGGGGCGAACTCGCGGGCCAGGTGCTGGCGGCAGCCGGCGGGGCGACCGTGATCATCCTGCAACCCGACATCAACAACGACCAGCACGTGCGCAAGATCGTGCCCCCGGAGCAGATCGTGATGGGCGCGATTTCCTTCTTGAGTTTCCAGTCCCCCTTGCCCGGCAACGACGATCCCGAAGGGATGGCCTATTTCCTCGACCCCTTGCGATCGACGCTGATGGCCGGCCCCGACGCCCGCGCCGAACCGGCGGTCGCCGCGTTGCGCCAAGGGGGGCTGCGGGCCAAACGCGTGAGGGACATCGGGCGCGCAACGGCGGTTGGCCTGGCCCTGCTCCAAACCATGGTTGCCGTGCTTGAATCCAACGGGTGGGACTATGCCGGGCTGGCGGGCAGCCCGGCCATGAAGCGGGGCCGCGTCGCTGTGCGTGAGGCCATGGATGCTGTCGCGGCCGAAACAGGCTTGCCGGTACCGCTGCCCCTGAAACTGGCCGCGACGTCGATGGTGTGGCGCCTGCTGATCCCATTGTCTCGCCGCACCCTGCCGTTCGATGTCGAAGCGGCTTTGCGATATCACTTCAGCAAAGTCGGCGCGCAGACACGGATGCTGATCGACAGCTATGTCGACCTTGGCAACAAGCATGGCTTGCCGACAGCCGGGCTGGCCGCCCTTCGCCGTACCCTGCCGGAATATTCGTAA
- a CDS encoding DUF1329 domain-containing protein, translating into MRTLAAAFAGLLALAVAGGAQAKVSQAEADRLDKDLTPLGGIRAGNADGSIPAWDGGLTAPPASYVPGKHMTNPYPDDKPKFTITGANAEQYKDRLTAGQQAMLKLFPSYKLPVYQTRRSCALPERVYEANKKNAVTATMTEDNNGLNDALLGSPFPIPKTGVEVIWNHRLHYRGFKFRRYFAAALVGRDGSYELVRGRDFGIVHYSGPGLSEQGDVTELKQIKNIFVSYLNFITSPPRSAGTIVLVLDTINAKELPRQAWIYNPGTRRVLKAPDIAYDNPAPQTDGLAPIDTFDMYNGATDRYTFDLKPMREIYMGYNSYELISDKHKYKELMTPNHLNQDLNRYELHRAFVVDAKLKEGTRHVYGRRTFYVDEDGFNIALVDAYDTRGSLWRLQDGPIINYYDVPLCSSALELGHDLQSGKYLVFGLKAEEKPSESKPSGIDNSMFTPDAIRRLGSQ; encoded by the coding sequence ATGAGGACGTTAGCAGCGGCGTTTGCCGGGCTGTTGGCCTTGGCTGTCGCGGGTGGGGCACAGGCAAAGGTTTCGCAGGCCGAGGCCGACCGGCTGGACAAGGACCTGACGCCCCTGGGCGGCATCCGCGCGGGCAACGCAGACGGCTCGATCCCGGCCTGGGACGGCGGCCTGACTGCGCCGCCGGCGAGTTACGTGCCGGGCAAGCACATGACCAACCCCTACCCGGACGACAAGCCGAAGTTCACCATCACCGGGGCCAATGCCGAACAGTACAAGGACAGACTGACGGCGGGCCAACAGGCCATGCTCAAGCTCTTCCCGAGCTACAAGCTGCCGGTCTATCAGACACGCCGCTCCTGCGCGCTGCCCGAGCGGGTCTACGAGGCCAACAAGAAGAATGCCGTCACGGCGACCATGACCGAGGACAACAACGGCCTGAACGATGCCCTGCTGGGCAGTCCCTTCCCGATCCCGAAGACCGGCGTCGAGGTGATCTGGAACCACCGGCTGCACTACCGCGGCTTCAAGTTCCGACGCTATTTCGCGGCCGCCCTGGTGGGACGCGACGGGAGCTACGAGCTGGTGCGGGGCAGGGACTTCGGCATTGTTCACTACTCCGGGCCTGGCCTCAGCGAGCAGGGCGATGTCACCGAGCTCAAGCAGATCAAGAATATCTTCGTCTCCTACCTCAACTTCATCACCTCGCCCCCACGGTCGGCGGGCACCATCGTGCTGGTGCTCGACACGATCAACGCCAAGGAATTGCCGCGCCAGGCCTGGATCTACAACCCGGGGACGCGCCGCGTCCTCAAGGCGCCGGATATCGCCTATGACAACCCGGCGCCGCAGACCGACGGCCTGGCCCCGATCGATACCTTCGACATGTATAACGGCGCGACCGACCGCTACACCTTCGATCTGAAGCCGATGCGCGAGATCTACATGGGTTACAACTCCTATGAATTGATCTCGGACAAGCACAAGTACAAGGAGCTGATGACTCCGAACCACCTGAACCAGGACTTAAACCGTTACGAGCTGCATCGTGCTTTCGTCGTCGATGCCAAGCTGAAGGAGGGCACGCGCCATGTCTATGGCCGTCGCACTTTCTATGTCGACGAGGACGGCTTCAACATCGCCCTGGTCGACGCCTACGACACCCGCGGCTCGCTGTGGCGCCTCCAGGACGGGCCGATCATCAATTACTACGACGTCCCCCTATGCTCCTCGGCCCTGGAGCTCGGCCACGACCTGCAGTCGGGAAAATACCTGGTGTTCGGCTTGAAGGCCGAGGAGAAGCCGAGCGAGAGCAAGCCCTCGGGCATCGACAATTCCATGTTCACGCCCGATGCCATCCGGCGGCTGGGATCGCAATAG
- a CDS encoding DUF1302 domain-containing protein yields MAALLSGTIASAYDFEWGDEVTGSIITSLSVGVQMRLSDRDPRTIGTFNGGASPSADVDDGNLNFDKYDITSQTTSISSELRLKWRNYFATVSGTAFFDSIAANNDLAVNGPPERPYRGEYSPEAKDEAMWDAEFREYYAGGNFTVFDRNLAVKVGSQILNWGEAFFTLNGISVINAIDVEKILTPGTELKDALLPVPMVKLDYEIADGLSAEAFVTFGFEPVRLPACGAFLSFSDNGCRGVVGTSLFTDYGDTRSYVAGRDNAADYDNPPPPYGTGPQAVSFGIPLTFEDDPATTDWGVSLRYYWAELNNTEFQFYYAKYRSRLPSIYFKSPESYAEGTGQFDLVRGIPGVMGSLVNELGPGAQQQIIGALSALAPAVDLTGDLLADLLNPALGPLTDALIEPNLGTLPRSPVLQNLDGSSIHGYYPNDLEMFGLAFSATENYTGIAINGEISYKRQVPIALAADFLIAALNQIGGAPFDQATANAGLPLTPLGIPVVNINNIGAAAYVEKPSQPFDEQFTPNRVIAGDERHDVWQAALRFTTIFGGTDWITRLTGATQITGLVEFGALYVDLNDGTDYAATGQLGTTGFYSRPFNVGGVTLLESMAVDSLGPPFGPTWKAPTKWSGGVQGIFLFDYPDLIDGVRLTPSIAFSTGLYGITPAPLPGFTSGLTSILLGLRADFSQRFSISATYFNSFGAGGGLGGSRNTLIDRDFIGINATYQF; encoded by the coding sequence TTGGCCGCCCTGCTGAGCGGAACAATCGCGTCCGCCTACGACTTCGAGTGGGGCGACGAAGTCACCGGCTCGATCATCACGTCGCTGTCGGTCGGCGTCCAGATGCGACTGTCCGACCGGGATCCGCGCACAATCGGCACCTTCAACGGCGGTGCATCGCCATCGGCTGACGTCGACGACGGCAACCTGAATTTCGACAAGTACGACATCACCTCGCAGACGACATCGATCAGCTCCGAACTTCGGCTGAAGTGGCGAAACTACTTCGCAACGGTCAGCGGCACGGCCTTCTTCGATTCGATCGCCGCCAACAACGACCTGGCGGTGAACGGCCCGCCGGAACGGCCCTATCGGGGCGAATATTCCCCCGAAGCCAAAGATGAGGCGATGTGGGACGCCGAATTCCGCGAGTACTACGCCGGCGGGAATTTCACCGTGTTCGACCGTAATCTGGCGGTCAAGGTGGGCAGCCAGATCCTGAATTGGGGCGAGGCATTCTTCACGCTCAATGGCATCTCGGTGATCAATGCCATCGATGTCGAGAAGATCCTCACCCCTGGCACCGAGCTCAAGGATGCGCTTCTGCCGGTGCCGATGGTAAAATTGGACTATGAGATTGCAGACGGCCTGTCGGCCGAAGCCTTCGTCACCTTTGGCTTCGAGCCCGTTCGCCTGCCCGCCTGCGGTGCCTTCCTGAGTTTCAGCGACAATGGCTGTCGTGGGGTGGTCGGCACCTCGCTGTTCACCGACTACGGCGACACCAGGTCCTATGTCGCGGGTCGCGACAATGCCGCCGACTACGACAACCCGCCGCCACCCTACGGCACGGGACCGCAGGCCGTTTCGTTCGGGATACCGCTGACCTTCGAAGACGACCCGGCAACCACCGACTGGGGGGTCTCCCTGCGCTACTACTGGGCCGAACTGAACAATACGGAATTCCAGTTCTACTACGCCAAGTATCGCAGCCGGCTGCCCTCCATCTACTTCAAAAGCCCCGAATCCTACGCTGAAGGAACCGGGCAGTTCGATCTTGTGCGCGGCATACCAGGTGTCATGGGAAGCCTGGTCAACGAGCTCGGGCCTGGCGCACAGCAACAGATCATCGGCGCGCTGAGTGCCCTGGCGCCCGCGGTCGACCTCACCGGCGATCTGCTTGCCGACCTCCTCAACCCGGCCCTCGGGCCGCTTACCGACGCGCTTATCGAGCCAAATCTGGGTACGTTGCCGCGCAGCCCCGTGCTCCAAAACTTGGATGGCAGCAGCATTCACGGCTATTACCCAAACGATCTGGAAATGTTCGGCCTCGCCTTCAGCGCCACCGAGAACTACACCGGCATCGCGATCAATGGGGAGATTTCGTACAAGCGCCAGGTCCCGATTGCCCTTGCGGCGGACTTCCTCATCGCCGCGTTGAACCAGATCGGCGGGGCCCCCTTCGACCAGGCAACCGCCAACGCGGGGCTGCCACTTACCCCCCTTGGCATTCCCGTCGTCAACATCAACAATATCGGCGCGGCTGCCTACGTGGAAAAACCCAGCCAGCCGTTCGACGAGCAGTTCACGCCCAATCGGGTCATCGCGGGCGACGAGCGTCACGATGTGTGGCAGGCCGCGTTGCGCTTCACCACAATCTTCGGCGGCACTGATTGGATTACAAGACTGACCGGCGCGACCCAGATCACCGGGCTGGTGGAGTTCGGCGCCCTCTATGTCGATCTGAACGACGGCACCGATTATGCCGCCACCGGACAACTGGGCACGACCGGGTTTTACAGCCGGCCTTTCAACGTGGGCGGCGTGACACTGCTCGAATCGATGGCGGTGGACTCTCTGGGCCCGCCGTTTGGGCCGACGTGGAAAGCGCCGACCAAATGGTCGGGCGGTGTGCAGGGCATTTTCCTGTTCGACTATCCCGACCTGATCGACGGTGTAAGGCTGACGCCCTCGATCGCTTTCTCGACCGGCCTCTACGGCATTACCCCGGCGCCGCTACCGGGCTTCACCAGCGGCCTGACATCGATACTGCTGGGCCTCAGGGCGGATTTTTCACAGCGGTTTTCCATCTCAGCCACCTACTTCAACTCCTTCGGCGCCGGCGGTGGCCTGGGCGGTTCGCGCAATACCCTGATCGACCGCGACTTCATCGGCATCAACGCGACCTATCAGTTCTGA
- a CDS encoding TetR/AcrR family transcriptional regulator, whose protein sequence is MRKKPVQQRSKATTIAIVEAASMILRKDDHIAFTTNDIARRAGVSIGSLYQFFPNKEAILTAVIASWVDAIASEIDEIPSGGDGSGPQEAIGSLVTALFDVAERHEREIHVVAKHIQLAAEIPAVKALPSKLFGKFAAIRGRDADDRGLAGNGPIDFVLASTIFWILIRAALSRQPETGHDRFDQEISALIARVLLDGEEPYASPVKDRPRPRTTASDVVPHSLLAKHHNRGAGRQADTTTK, encoded by the coding sequence ATGCGCAAGAAGCCGGTTCAGCAGCGCTCCAAGGCGACAACGATCGCGATCGTTGAAGCGGCGTCGATGATTCTACGCAAGGACGACCACATAGCGTTCACCACAAACGACATCGCCCGGCGCGCGGGCGTCAGCATCGGGTCGCTCTATCAGTTTTTTCCCAACAAGGAAGCCATCCTGACTGCCGTGATCGCATCATGGGTGGATGCCATCGCGAGCGAGATTGACGAGATACCGTCGGGGGGCGATGGCAGCGGCCCGCAGGAGGCAATCGGAAGTCTCGTCACAGCACTTTTCGATGTGGCTGAACGGCACGAGCGGGAGATCCATGTTGTGGCGAAGCACATCCAACTCGCCGCCGAAATTCCAGCGGTCAAGGCGCTGCCATCAAAACTGTTCGGCAAATTCGCGGCGATTCGAGGCCGGGACGCGGATGACCGGGGGCTTGCCGGAAACGGGCCGATCGATTTCGTACTCGCGTCGACAATCTTCTGGATCCTCATCAGGGCCGCCCTCAGCCGACAGCCGGAAACCGGCCACGACCGGTTCGATCAGGAGATTTCCGCGCTAATTGCTCGGGTCCTGCTCGACGGCGAGGAACCTTATGCATCCCCTGTGAAAGACCGGCCGCGGCCGCGAACGACCGCCTCCGACGTCGTGCCGCACAGCCTTCTCGCCAAGCACCACAACCGCGGGGCGGGCCGGCAGGCCGACACGACGACGAAGTAA
- a CDS encoding flavin-containing monooxygenase has product MSREHFDVLIVGAGLSGVGAAYRLQTECPGKSYKILEGRPSLGGTWDLFRYPGIRSDSDMYTLGYPFRPWKEAKAIADGPSILKYIRDTAEECGIDRHIRFSQRVKSAAWSTEESLWLVEVEGPEGKLSYTCSFLYLCSGYYSYAGGNMPAYAGAETFKGSLIHPQEWPKDLDYTGKNVVVIGSGATAVTLIPAMAPRAKHVTMLQRSPTYVTSMPSQDRMADRLRNALPEKFAHNLLRWRNVLFGIAFYQLARRAPNFAKRGIMRQVMANLPKDFDVKTHFEPSYSPWSQRVCLVPDGDLFEAIKQGQASVVTDHIDTFVEDGIRLTSGKIIQADIVVSATGLKLIPCGGIQLKVDGTAIDLGKTFVYKGLMLSGIPNMAMCLGYTNASWTLRADLASLFVCRLLKHMGRNGYQKCVAECDDNTVEPRPLLDLKSGYVTRATAYMPKQGSKAPWYLRQNFILDLITMRYQGIRDKAIRFSRKPVKVERSVGAQNARAA; this is encoded by the coding sequence ATGTCGCGTGAGCACTTTGACGTCCTCATCGTCGGCGCCGGGCTCTCGGGCGTCGGCGCGGCCTACCGGCTCCAAACCGAGTGTCCAGGCAAGAGTTACAAGATACTGGAAGGCCGGCCCTCGCTGGGCGGGACCTGGGATCTCTTCCGTTATCCGGGCATCCGCTCGGACTCGGACATGTATACGCTGGGCTATCCCTTCCGGCCGTGGAAGGAGGCCAAGGCGATCGCCGACGGCCCTTCGATCCTGAAGTATATCCGTGATACGGCCGAGGAATGCGGAATCGACCGCCATATCCGCTTCAGCCAGCGGGTCAAGTCGGCAGCCTGGTCCACCGAAGAGTCCCTGTGGCTGGTCGAGGTGGAAGGGCCGGAGGGCAAGCTCAGCTACACCTGCAGCTTCCTTTACCTGTGCAGCGGCTACTACAGCTACGCTGGCGGCAACATGCCTGCCTATGCAGGCGCCGAAACATTCAAGGGTTCCCTGATCCATCCGCAGGAGTGGCCCAAAGACCTCGACTATACTGGCAAGAACGTGGTGGTCATCGGCAGCGGCGCCACGGCGGTGACGCTGATCCCCGCAATGGCGCCCAGGGCGAAGCACGTGACGATGCTTCAGCGCTCCCCGACCTATGTGACGTCGATGCCATCGCAGGACCGGATGGCGGACCGTCTGCGCAACGCGCTGCCGGAGAAGTTCGCACACAATCTGCTGCGCTGGCGCAACGTACTGTTCGGCATTGCCTTCTATCAGCTGGCACGGCGCGCACCCAACTTCGCGAAGCGCGGCATCATGCGCCAGGTTATGGCCAATCTGCCCAAGGATTTCGACGTCAAGACCCACTTCGAGCCGAGCTATTCACCGTGGAGCCAGCGGGTCTGCCTGGTTCCCGACGGGGATCTGTTCGAGGCGATCAAGCAGGGTCAGGCATCCGTCGTCACCGATCACATCGACACGTTCGTCGAAGACGGCATCCGGCTGACCTCGGGCAAGATTATCCAGGCCGATATCGTCGTCAGCGCCACCGGTTTGAAGCTGATCCCCTGCGGCGGGATCCAGCTCAAGGTCGACGGTACCGCAATCGATCTCGGCAAGACCTTTGTCTACAAGGGCCTGATGCTGAGCGGCATTCCCAACATGGCCATGTGCCTGGGCTATACCAATGCCTCGTGGACCCTTCGTGCCGATCTGGCGTCGCTCTTCGTGTGCCGCCTGCTCAAGCACATGGGTCGCAACGGCTACCAGAAATGCGTGGCGGAATGTGACGACAACACCGTCGAGCCCCGCCCGCTGTTGGACTTGAAGTCCGGCTACGTCACGCGTGCCACCGCCTACATGCCCAAGCAAGGATCGAAGGCTCCCTGGTACCTGCGGCAGAACTTCATCCTCGACCTGATCACGATGAGATATCAGGGCATCAGGGACAAGGCGATCAGGTTTTCCCGCAAGCCGGTCAAGGTGGAACGCAGCGTGGGCGCGCAGAATGCCCGAGCCGCGTGA
- a CDS encoding ketopantoate reductase family protein, producing the protein MKILIIGAGAVGQVYALHLSKAGHDVSFFAKRKYAGELRAGLTLHRLRRGGHATERLQGFGIVTSPEAVAAGTWDQVWITLSSDALRGELAGQVLAAVGMATVITLQPTMADGQFVHGIVPPAQIVHGSVPFISFQSPLPGCDGPNGMAYFLPPLRPTMLAGPSARVAPAIAALRRGGLRARRVRDLDRAVAVNIAMGQALIPTLEANQWRLSGLSGTPALAHGLAAAREAVAAVAAETGASTLFLKPLLTPLAWRLLLPVAPCLVPFNLETFLRYHFSKLGAQTQVVIDGYIDLSIKHSLPADALVALRRALPQPS; encoded by the coding sequence ATGAAAATCCTGATCATCGGGGCTGGCGCCGTCGGCCAGGTCTATGCCCTCCACCTCTCTAAGGCGGGGCACGACGTCAGCTTCTTTGCAAAGAGGAAATACGCCGGAGAATTGCGTGCGGGCCTGACACTGCACAGACTCCGCCGCGGTGGCCACGCCACCGAGCGATTGCAGGGCTTCGGCATCGTCACCTCGCCAGAGGCCGTTGCGGCCGGCACCTGGGATCAAGTCTGGATCACGCTCTCTTCGGATGCCTTGCGCGGCGAACTCGCCGGCCAGGTGCTTGCCGCCGTCGGCATGGCGACCGTGATCACCCTGCAGCCGACGATGGCTGACGGGCAATTCGTGCATGGGATCGTGCCGCCCGCCCAGATCGTGCATGGCTCAGTGCCGTTCATCAGCTTCCAGTCGCCGCTGCCTGGTTGCGACGGGCCAAACGGCATGGCGTATTTCCTGCCGCCTCTAAGGCCGACGATGCTGGCGGGGCCTAGTGCACGTGTCGCGCCAGCGATTGCCGCGCTCCGCCGGGGCGGTTTGCGCGCGAGGCGCGTGCGGGACCTTGATCGCGCGGTCGCCGTGAACATCGCCATGGGCCAGGCGCTGATCCCGACACTCGAAGCCAACCAGTGGCGCCTTTCCGGGTTGTCGGGCACCCCCGCACTGGCGCACGGCCTTGCCGCCGCGCGGGAGGCGGTCGCGGCCGTCGCGGCCGAGACCGGGGCGTCGACGCTTTTCCTGAAGCCGCTGCTGACGCCTCTGGCTTGGCGCCTGCTGTTGCCGGTAGCGCCCTGCCTTGTGCCGTTCAATCTCGAAACCTTCCTGCGCTACCACTTCTCGAAGCTCGGGGCGCAAACACAGGTGGTGATCGACGGATACATTGATCTGAGCATCAAGCACAGCCTGCCGGCCGACGCGCTGGTGGCGCTGCGCCGCGCCCTGCCGCAGCCTTCGTAG